GCAGTTGACGGTGTTGATATTACCTTACAAAAAAATGAAATCCTAGCGATTGTTGGGGAATCTGGTTGTGGTAAATCAACTTTGGCAACAACAATTATGGGGCTACATAATCCATTAAATACCAAAATTACAGGTAGCATCCAGTACAATGATATGGAATTAATTGGGATGGACGAGGCCAAGTACAATACGGTGCGTGGAAATGATATTGGTATGATTTTCCAAGATCCCTTGGCATCTTTAAATCCGTTGATGACCATTGGTGCACAGATTGATGAAGCGCTATTCTATCATACAGACTTGGATGCCAATGCCCGTACGGAGCGTGTTTTGGAATTATTAGCTCAAGTAGGTATTCCAAATCCTAAGCGTACATTTAAGCAGTATCCACATGAGTTGTCAGGTGGTATGCGTCAGCGTATCATTATCGCCATGGCCTTGTCTTGTAAACCTCCGATTATTATTGCCGATGAACCGACAACGGCCTTGGATGTAACTATTCAGGCACAGATTTTGGATTTGTTAAATGATATTCAAGCAGAAACAGGGTCAGGTATTATTTTGATTACTCACGACCTAGGAGTGGTGGCAGAAACAGCAGATCGTGTAGCTGTTATGTACGGTGGTCAGTTTGTAGAAGTTGCTCCTGTTGAGGAACTCTTTACCAATCCTAAACATCCATACACCCGTTCTCTTTTGAAATCAAATCCGCAATCAGAAAATGAAGGCGGTGAGTTACATGTAATTGACGGAATTGTACCGCCAATTACAAAGATGTTGCGTAAAGGTTGTCGATTTGCACCACGTATTCCGTGGATTGAAGCAGCAACACACGAAGAAAATCCGGTTATGCATGAAGTTGGACCTAACCATTTTGTACGTTGTACTTGCCATGAAACATTCTATTTTGAAGGGGAGGCCTAATAGTGGGATTTATTGAAGTAAAAGATTTAAAAGTCCATTATCCAATTCGTAGTGGCTTCTTTAACCGTGTTACTGATCATGTTTATGCTGTGGATGGTGTAAACATTGAAATCGAAGAAGGTAAGACATATGGTCTGGTTGGTGAGTCAGGATCAGGAAAATCAACGATTGGTAAAGCAATTATTGGTTTAGAGCGTGCCACTTCAGGACAAATTATTTATGAAGGACAAAATGTAACCAACAAATCACGTGGAAAAAAAGGCAACTTTAATCGTGATGTTCAGATGATTTTCCAAGATTCACTTTCAAGTTTCAATCCGAAGAAACGTATTTTGGACATCATTGCAGAACCAATTCGTAACTTTGACCGACTTTCACCAGATGAAGAAAAGAAAAAAGTTCTTCAGCTCTTGGATACAATTGGTCTCAATGAAGAAGCTTTAATTAAGTATCCTCATGAATTCTCAGGCGGTCAACGTCAACGGATTGGAGTAGCTCGTGCCTTGGCTAGTAACCCACGTTTGATTATTGCTGATGAGCCAGTTTCTGCCTTGGACTTGTCTGTTCAAGCTCAGGTCTTAAACTATATGAAACGTATCCAAGATGAATTTAAACTTAGCTATCTCTTTATTTCTCATGACCTTGGTGTGGTACAGCACATGTGTGATGAACTCTTCATTATGTACCGTGGTCGTTTTGTAGAAACAGGAAATAAATATGATATTTATAGTAATCCACAGCATATCTACACCAAACGTCTCTTGTCAGCGATTCCATCAATTGATCCGGTGAATCGTTTGAAAAATAAGGAAAAACGTTTGGCTGCAGAAAAGGAGTACCAAGAAAAACAAGGTCAGTACTATGATGAAAACGGTCGTGTATACGATTTAAAAGCTTTTTCAGCAACTCATCAAGTAGCCCTTCCAGAAGGAGGTAAGAACTAAGATGTGGAAAACAGTATTACGACGTTTACTCATGATGATTCCTCAGATTATCATTCTGAGTGTCATTGCATTTTTTGTTGCAAAAATGATGCCTGGTGATCCATTTACCGGTATGATTGACCCTAATATTGACCCTGCTATTATTGAACAAAAACGGATTGCAGCGGGATATTATGATCCAATTCCGGTTCAATATATTCGCTGGGTAGGAAATCTTTTGCAGGGTGATTTTGGACAAAGTTTCCTCTTTAAGCAACCAGTTATCGATGTGATTATGCAGCGTTTGAATAATACAATTTGGTTATCATTGCTTACCATGATTTTGACCTATGCTATTGCCCTTCCTTTAGGTATGATTGCGGGTCGTTATCAAAATTCACTTGCTGATAAAGTCATTGGTGTATACAATTTCTTGACTTTCTCAACTCCAACTTTTGTATTTGCAATTTTGATGCTCTGGTTATTTGGTTTTAGTTTAGGTTGGTTTCCGACGCGTGGTTCTATCGGTGGTGGAGTTGAAGGCTTTGCAGCTATATTAAGTCGTCTCCATCATATGATTTTGCCAGCGATTACCATGGCTATTTTGTCAACGACAGTAACAATCCAATATCTTCGTACCGGAATTATCGATGCGAAGAGTCAGGACTATGTTCGTACAGCTCGTGCCAAAGGTGTGCCTGAGCGTGTGGTATACAACCGTCATATCTTCCGTAACTCAATTTTACCTATTGCATCATTCTTGGGGTATGAATTGACTGGTTTGATTGGTGGGTCTATCTTTATTGAAAATATCTTTACCTATCCTGGTATCGGTCAATTGTTCTTTAACTCTATCTCAAGCCGTGATTACAGTGTCATTTTGGCCCTCTTGTTAATCTTTGGTATGGGAACTTTGTTGGGAACCTTGATTTCAGATATTATCATGAGTATTGTTGATCCACGTATTCGTGTGAAATAAAAGGAGGAGTAAGGTGAGTAAAGAAATTAAAAAACAAGTACAATCAGCTTCAACTCCTCCAGGTGGTTTTCGTGTTATTGCACGAGAATTTATGAAGGACAAGTTAGCTTTAGCTTCATTGATTATCTTGGTAACAGTTCTCTTGGCTGTTTTCATCGGTGCCTTGGTAATGGATCAAGAGCAAGTTATGAAAGTCAATCTTTTAGGACGTTACTTGGAGCCAGGAGTTGATGGCTATATTTTGGGAACGGATGAAGGCGGAAAAGACATTTTTGGTCAACTGATTATTGGTGCTCGTAACTCCATTATCATCGGTTTCACCATTACCATTATCACTAGTATCATTGGTATTTCAGTTGGGTTAATCTCAGGTTATTATGGTGGTCGTTTGGACGGCTTCTTGATGCGTATTGTTGATTTTATTATGATTTTACCGGTAACAATGTTGATCATTGTATTTGTAACAGTTATTAAAAACTATACAATTTATCATTTCATTTTTATCATGAGTGCATTTTATTGGACAGCCAAAGCCCGTCTCTTCCGTACAAGAACTTTGTCAGAAGCGAGCTTGGATTATGTCAATGCGTCGAAAACACTTGGAACAAGCGACTTCATGATTATGTTCCGTGAGATTTTGCCAAACTTGAGTTCTTTGATTATTGTCAATTTGACCCTCAACTTTGCAGGTAACATCGGTATCGAAACTTCGTTGACTTATTTAGGATTCGGTCTTCCATCAACAGTTCCAAGTCTGGGTACTTTGATTTCAAATGCTCGTAACGCAGACATTTTGGAAAATAAGACTTGGATTTGGTTGCCAGCGGCTATCTTTATCCTTGTTATGATGCTTTGTATCAACTACGTTGGTCAGGCTTTCCAACGTGCTGCAGATGCAAAACAACGTTTAGGGTAATTGTTTATTCTATAGAAGAGTTCTTTCGAGAGCTCTTTTTCTGTTATAATGGAAGTATGGAATTTACATTAGAAGAAAAAGAACGCTTCATGCGGGCTGCATTGGAGGAAGCAGAAAAATCACTTGCCAAGGATGAGATACCGATTGGATGTGTAATTGTCAAAGATGGTAGTATTATTGGTAGAGGTCACAATGCGCGTGAGGAACTGAACCAGGCAATCATGCATGCGGAAATCATGGCCATCCAAGAAGCTAATCGCTTTGAAGGGAACTGGCGTTTGCTAGATACAACCCTTTTTGTAACCATTGAACCCTGTGTTATGTGTAGCGGGGCCATCGGACTAGCCCGAATCCCACAAGTTATCTACGGAGCCCCAAATCAAAAATTTGGTGCAGCAGGTAGCCTATACGATGTATTGCGAGATACACGTCTCAATCATCGAGTTGAAGTCGAGTCGGGAATCTTGGAAGATGACTGCGCAAAAATCATGCAGGACTTCTTCAGACAACGGCGCGCAAAGCAGTCAGAGTTGAAACAAAAAGCAAGCCAAGGAACAGATTTATAGCCCGGCAGACAGTTAGAATAAGGCAATAGATAATTTTTTCAAAAAAGTGTTCAAAAGCTATTGACAGTATTAGCTATAGATGATAGAATAATGAAGTTCTCTCGCGAGGGAGTGTTTGCGAAGTAGAAACGAAAAAAAGTTTCAAAAAGTAGTTGACAGGAAATCAGGAATGTGATATACTGATATAGTTGTCGCGAGAGACGATAAGACCTTTGAAAATTAAAGAAGACGAACCAAACGTGCAGGGTGATTTATAGTAATATAAATCGTCAATAACAAAAAAACAATAAACGGATAAGCCAGAGTGCTTAGTCGGACAAACTAATTTTAATGAGAGTTTGATCCTGGCTCAGGACGAACGCTGGCGGCGTGCCTAATACATGCAAGTAGAACGCTGAAGGAAGGAGCTTGCTTCTTCCGGATGAGTTGCGAACGGGTGAGTAACGCGTAGGTAACCTGCCTCATAGCGGGGGATAACTATTGGAAACGATAGCTAATACCGCATAACAGTATTTACCGCATGGTAGATGCTTGAAAGGAGCAACTGCTTCACTATGAGATGGACCTGCGTTGTATTAGCTAGTTGGTGGGGTAAAGGCCCACCAAGGCGACGATACATAGCCGACCTGAGAGGGTGATCGGCCACACTGGGACTGAGACACGGCCCAGACTCCTACGGGAGGCAGCAGTAGGGAATCTTCGGCAATGGGGGCAACCCTGACCGAGCAACGCCGCGTGAGTGAAGAAGGTTTTCGGATCGTAAAGCTCTGTTGTAAGAGAAGAACGTGTGTGAGAGTGGAAAGTTCACACAGTGACGGTATCTTACCAGAAAGGGACGGCTAACTACGTGCCAGCAGCCGCGGTAATACGTAGGTCCCGAGCGTTGTCCGGATTTATTGGGCGTAAAGCGAGCGCAGGCGGTTTGATAAGTCTGAAGTAAAAGGCTGTGGCTTAACCATAGTACGCTTTGGAAACTGTCAAACTTGAGTGCAGAAGGGGAGAGTGGAATTCCATGTGTAGCGGTGAAATGCGTAGATATATGGAGGAACACCGGTGGCGAAAGCGGCTCTCTGGTCTGTAACTGACGCTGAGGCTCGAAAGCGTGGGGAGCGAACAGGATTAGATACCCTGGTAGTCCACGCCGTAAACGATGAGTGCTAGGTGTTGGGTCCTTTCCGGGACTCAGTGCCGCAGCTAACGCATTAAGCACTCCGCCTGGGGAGTACGACCGCAAGGTTGAAACTCAAAGGAATTGACGGGGGCCCGCACAAGCGGTGGAGCATGTGGTTTAATTCGAAGCAACGCGAAGAACCTTACCAGGTCTTGACATCCCTCTGACCGCCCTAGAGATAGGGTTTCTCTTCGGAGCAGAGGTGACAGGTGGTGCATGGTTGTCGTCAGCTCGTGTCGTGAGATGTTGGGTTAAGTCCCGCAACGAGCGCAACCCCTATTGTTAGTTGCCATCATTTAGTTGGGCACTCTAGCGAGACTGCCGGTAATAAACCGGAGGAAGGTGGGGATGACGTCAAATCATCATGCCCCTTATGACCTGGGCTACACACGTGCTACAATGGCTGGTACAACGAGTCGCAAGTCGGTGACGGCAAGCTAATCTCTTAAAGCCAGTCTCAGTTCGGATTGTAGGCTGCAACTCGCCTACATGAAGTCGGAATCGCTAGTAATCGCGGATCAGCACGCCGCGGTGAATACGTTCCCGGGCCTTGTACACACCGCCCGTCACACCACGAGAGTTTGTAACACCCGAAGTCGGTGAGGTAACCTTTTAGGAGCCAGCCGCCTAAGGTGGGATAGATGATTGGGGTGAAGTCGTAACAAGGTAGCCGTATCGGAAGGTGCGGCTGGATCACCTCCTTTCTAAGGATAAGGAACCTGTACGTTAGTCTTCTTTAATTTTGAGAGGTTTTGTTAAAAACCTACCCAAGACACATAAGGTGTACGGGGCCTTAGCTCAGCTGGGAGAGCGCCTGCTTTGCACGCAGGAGGTCAGCGGTTCGATCCCGCTAGGCTCCATTAACAACGGAAGTTGTTAAACTTGTCCATTGAAAATTGAATATCTATCAAACATTCCTTTATGTATGAAAGTACATATAGAAATAGTAACAAGAAAATAAACCGAAAACGCTGTGAATATTTAATGAGTTTAATTAAGTTACGAAGACGTTAAAGAAAACGTATGATTTTAGGAAATCATCGCAGTAGTCTTAGGACTACAAGAGGATTTATCTAAATCACTAGTTTTCTAGTCTGAGTACAATTTCTAATTTTTGAAAAAATTAGGTTAATAAGGTTAAGTTAATAAGGGCGCACGGTGGATGCCTTGGCACTAGAAGCCGATGAAGGACGTGACAAACGACGAAATGCTTTGGGGAGCTGTAAGTGAGCGTAGATCCAGAGATGTCCGAATGGGGGAACCCGGCAGGTTGATGCCTGTCATCACTAGTTGTTAAGACTAGTAGAAGGAAGACGCAGTGAACTGAAACATCTAAGTAGCTGCAGGAAGAGAAAGCAAAAGCGATTGCCTTAGTAGCGGCGAGCGAAACGGCAGAAGGGCAAACCGAAGAGTTTACTCTTCGGGGTTGTAGGACTGCAATGTGGACTTAAAGAGTATAGACGAAGATTCTGGGAAGGGTCGCCAAAGAGAGTAACAGCCTCGTAGTCGAAATAGTCTTTATACCTAGCAGTATCCTGAGTACGGCGAGACACGCGAAATCTCGTCGGAATCTGGGAGGACCATCTCCCAACCCTAAATACTCTCTAGTGACCGATAGTGAACCAGTACCGTGAGGGAAAGGTGAAAAGCACCCCGGAAGGGGAGTGAAATAGAACCTGAAACCGTGTGCCTACAACAAGTTCGAGCCCGTTAATGGGTGAGAGCGTGCCTTTTGTAGAATGAACCGGCGAGTTACGTTATGATGCGAGGTTAAGTTGAAGAGACGGAGCCGTAGGGAAACCGAGTCTTAATAGGGCGCATTAGTATTATGACGTAGACCCGAAACCATGTGACCTACCCATGAGCAGGTTGAAGGTGCGGTAAGACGCACTGGAGGACCGAACCAGGGCACGTTGAAAAGTGCTTGGATGACTTGTGGGTAGCGGAGAAATTCCAAACGAACTTGGAGATAGCTGGTTCTCTCCGAAATAGCTTTAGGGCTAGCGTCGACATTAAGAATCTTGGAGGTAGAGCACTGTTTGGATGAGGGGGCCATCTCGGTTTACTGATTTCAGATAAACTCCGAATGCCAATGATTTATGGTCGGCAGTCAGACTGCGAGTGCTAAGATCCGTAGTCGAAAGGGAAACAGCCCAGACCACCAGCTAAGGTCCCAAAATATATGTTAAGTGGAAAAGGATGTGGGGTTGCACAGACAACTAGGATGTTAGCTTAGAAGCAGCTATTCATTCAAAGAGTGCGTAATAGCTCACTAGTCGAGTGACCCTGCGCCGAAAATGTACCGGGGCTAAAACATATTACCGAAGCTGTGGATACCACAATGTGGTATGGTAGGAGAGCGTTCTATAGGCGATGAAGGTGTACCGTGAGGAGCGCTGGAGCGTATAGAAGTGAGAATGCCGGTATGAGTAGCGCAAGATGGGTGAGAATCCCATCCACCGTAAGACTAAGGTTTCCAGGGGAAGGCTCGTCCGCCCTGGGTTAGTCGGGACCTAAGGAGAGACCGAAAGGTGTATCCGATGGACAACAGGTTGATATTCCTGTACTAGAGTATGAAGTGATGGAGGGACGCAGTAGGCTAACTAAAGCCGGCGATTGGAAGTGCCGGTCTAAGCAGTGAGGTGTGATATGAGTCAAATGCTTGTATCTGTAACATTGAGCTGTGATGGGGAGCGAAGTTTAGTAGCGAAGTTAGTGACGTCACACTGCCGAGAAAATCTTCTAGCGTTGTATCATACTCTACCCGTACCGCAAACCGACACAGGTAGTCGAGGCGAGTAGCCTCAGGTGAGCGAGAGAACTCTCGTTAAGGAACTCGGCAAAATGACCCCGTAACTTCGGGAGAAGGGGTGCTGTCTTAAAGGCAGCCGCAGTGAATAGGCCCAAGCAACTGTTTATCAAAAACACAGCTCTCTGCTAAATCGTAAGATGATGTATAGGGGGTGACGCCTGCCCGGTGCTGGAAGGTTAAGAGGAGGGTTTAGCGCAAGCGAAGATCTGAATTGAAGCCCCAGTAAACGGCGGCCGTAACTATAACGGTCCTAAGGTAGCGAAATTCCTTGTCGGGTAAGTTCCGACCCGCACGAAAGGCGTAATGATTTGGGCACTGTCTCAACGAGAGACTCGGTGAAATTTTAGTACCTGTGAAGATGCAGGTTACCCGCGACAGGACGGAAAGACCCCATGGAGCTTTACTGCAGTTTGATATTGAGTATCTGTACCACATGTACAGGATAGGTAGGAGCCGATGATTCCGGAACGCCAGTTTCGGAGGAGGCGCTGTTGGGATACTACCCTTGTGTTATGGCTACTCTAACCCGGATAGGTTATCCCTATCGGAGACAGTGTCTGACGGGCAGTTTGACTGGGGCGGTCGCCTCCTAAAAGGTAACGGAGGCGCCCAAAGGTTCCCTCAGATTGGTTGGAAATCAATCGCAGAGTGTAAAGGTATAAGGGAGCTTGACTGCGAGAGCTACAACTCGAGCAGGGACGAAAGTCGGGCTTAGTGATCCGGTGGTTCCGTATGGAAGGGCCATCGCTCAACGGATAAAAGCTACCCTGGGGATAACAGGCTTATCTCCCCCAAGAGTTCACATCGACGGGGAGGTTTGGCACCTCGATGTCGGCTCGTCGCATCCTGGGGCTGTAGTCGGTCCCAAGGGTTGGGCTGTTCGCCCATTAAAGCGGCACGCGAGCTGGGTTCAGAACGTCGTGAGACAGTTCGGTCCCTATCCGTCGCGGGCGTAGGAAATTTGAGAGGATCTGCTCCTAGTACGAGAGGACCAGAGTGGACTTACCGCTGGTGTACCAGTTGTCTTGCCAAAGGCATCGCTGGGTAGCTATGTAGGGAAGGGATAAACGCTGAAAGCATCTAAGTGTGAAACCCACCTCAAGATGAGATTTCCCATGACTTTATGTCAGTAAGAGCCCTGAGAGAAGATCAGGTAGATAGGTTGGAAGTGGAAGTGTGGCGACACATGTAGCGGACCAATACTAATCGCTCGAGGACTTATCCAAAGTAAGTAATGAGAACGTTAAGAAAAGCGTATGATTTTAGGAAATCAACGCGGAAGTCAGTTAGACTTCAAGGCGATTTATCTAAATCACTAGCTTTTTAGTTCGAATACAATTACAGTAAAATTCAACGAAGTCAATATTGACAGCGTGGTTGTTTCTTGTTAGAATATAGATATTCAATTTTGAGTGGATAAAGTGAAGTAACGAGGGCGTTACAAAATCCGTAAGAAAATAGGAAACTGACGCAGAGTCTGTAGACTCTAGGAAGTTTATCATTTTCACTAGGATTTTAGTCCGAGTACAATTCCATTCAACAGTAGTTAAGTGACGATAGCCTAGGAGATACACCTGTTCCCATGCCGAACACAGCAGTTAAGCCCTAGAACGCCTGAAGTAGTTGGGGGTTGCCCCCTGTTAGATACGGTAGTCGCTTAGCGCATAGGAATCAGATGATTCCATTTGGGAGTTTAGCTCAGCTGGGAGAGCATCTGCCTTACAAGCAGAGGGTCAGCGGTTCGATCCCGTTAACTCCCATTATAAGCGGGTGTAGTTTAGTGGTAAAACTACAGCCTTCCAAGCTGTTGTCGCGAGTTCGATTCTCGTCACCCGCTTTGAACTTATTGTTCGTTTTACCAAACTTAGGTTTGGGCGCGTAGCTCAGATGGTTAGAGCGCACGCCTGATAAGCGTGAGGTCGGTGGTTCGATTCCACTCGTGCCCATATATGGTCCGTTGGTCAAGGGGTTAAGACACCGCCTTTTCACGGCGGTAACACGGGTTCGAATCCCGTACGGACTATATTTTATGGAGGATTACCCAAGTCCGGCTGAAGGGAACGGTCTTGAAAACCGTCAGGCGTGTAAAAGC
The sequence above is a segment of the Streptococcus suis genome. Coding sequences within it:
- a CDS encoding ABC transporter ATP-binding protein, whose product is MNKGGKSVANEKPLLDIKDLHVGFRIGDDYFDAVDGVDITLQKNEILAIVGESGCGKSTLATTIMGLHNPLNTKITGSIQYNDMELIGMDEAKYNTVRGNDIGMIFQDPLASLNPLMTIGAQIDEALFYHTDLDANARTERVLELLAQVGIPNPKRTFKQYPHELSGGMRQRIIIAMALSCKPPIIIADEPTTALDVTIQAQILDLLNDIQAETGSGIILITHDLGVVAETADRVAVMYGGQFVEVAPVEELFTNPKHPYTRSLLKSNPQSENEGGELHVIDGIVPPITKMLRKGCRFAPRIPWIEAATHEENPVMHEVGPNHFVRCTCHETFYFEGEA
- a CDS encoding ATP-binding cassette domain-containing protein gives rise to the protein MVGFIEVKDLKVHYPIRSGFFNRVTDHVYAVDGVNIEIEEGKTYGLVGESGSGKSTIGKAIIGLERATSGQIIYEGQNVTNKSRGKKGNFNRDVQMIFQDSLSSFNPKKRILDIIAEPIRNFDRLSPDEEKKKVLQLLDTIGLNEEALIKYPHEFSGGQRQRIGVARALASNPRLIIADEPVSALDLSVQAQVLNYMKRIQDEFKLSYLFISHDLGVVQHMCDELFIMYRGRFVETGNKYDIYSNPQHIYTKRLLSAIPSIDPVNRLKNKEKRLAAEKEYQEKQGQYYDENGRVYDLKAFSATHQVALPEGGKN
- a CDS encoding ABC transporter permease, which codes for MWKTVLRRLLMMIPQIIILSVIAFFVAKMMPGDPFTGMIDPNIDPAIIEQKRIAAGYYDPIPVQYIRWVGNLLQGDFGQSFLFKQPVIDVIMQRLNNTIWLSLLTMILTYAIALPLGMIAGRYQNSLADKVIGVYNFLTFSTPTFVFAILMLWLFGFSLGWFPTRGSIGGGVEGFAAILSRLHHMILPAITMAILSTTVTIQYLRTGIIDAKSQDYVRTARAKGVPERVVYNRHIFRNSILPIASFLGYELTGLIGGSIFIENIFTYPGIGQLFFNSISSRDYSVILALLLIFGMGTLLGTLISDIIMSIVDPRIRVK
- a CDS encoding ABC transporter permease, translated to MSKEIKKQVQSASTPPGGFRVIAREFMKDKLALASLIILVTVLLAVFIGALVMDQEQVMKVNLLGRYLEPGVDGYILGTDEGGKDIFGQLIIGARNSIIIGFTITIITSIIGISVGLISGYYGGRLDGFLMRIVDFIMILPVTMLIIVFVTVIKNYTIYHFIFIMSAFYWTAKARLFRTRTLSEASLDYVNASKTLGTSDFMIMFREILPNLSSLIIVNLTLNFAGNIGIETSLTYLGFGLPSTVPSLGTLISNARNADILENKTWIWLPAAIFILVMMLCINYVGQAFQRAADAKQRLG
- the tadA gene encoding tRNA adenosine(34) deaminase TadA → MEFTLEEKERFMRAALEEAEKSLAKDEIPIGCVIVKDGSIIGRGHNAREELNQAIMHAEIMAIQEANRFEGNWRLLDTTLFVTIEPCVMCSGAIGLARIPQVIYGAPNQKFGAAGSLYDVLRDTRLNHRVEVESGILEDDCAKIMQDFFRQRRAKQSELKQKASQGTDL